In Myotis daubentonii chromosome 11, mMyoDau2.1, whole genome shotgun sequence, the genomic window GAGGCAGGTGAGCTTTCTGAAGAATCAAATTCTTCTCTCCAGCTAGGAAAAGAGGTTTCCTGGGTTCTTTCAAATAATATGTCAGTGTCGTTCCTATTTAAGTAGCATTTTACAGCTACAGAGGTTTTGATATCCACAAACCCAAAGGCTAATCCTAATGAGAAAAGACTTGAATTCTACCAACAGGTGAATTTCAGGACCCAGTCCAACAGGAAAAGCAGTAGGTCAGAGGAGTGGGTCCTTCCTTCTCTTATAGGTTGAGGGGGCAGAGGCGAGGAAAGGGTCTGAGAGACAAGGGAGGAAAGGACCAGCATTCTGGATAGACAACAGCAAAGACATAGCCTCTGCTAAATGATTTTGCTCACAATTGTATTCCCAACACCCTTTTGTCATCAGAATCACCTGATAAAACATTGAAGCACCATcgtaaataaaaaggaaacacttTAAGTGCAATAAGTCTTGGCTTTGTGCCCAttgaaaataatcataatatatccacccttttttttttttttgtcttcttcctgCCAGTAAGCACTAAGCTGATCTCCAATCAATCCCAGAGTCCCCTAAGGCAGATATGAGCATCAATCCTACAAGGTAGATAATAGCATTCCCATTTTAACTGTAAACTGTTGTACTATGACCAGGTTTAAACAGACTGCTAACATGATCAGAACAGAcatcagagatttttttttttttttgtcttttgctatAAGGTTAcaaggtaaaatgaaaaaaattttaaataccttGGGATGAGCTAGTAGCAAGTTGGCAGCTTCCTCAAAATATTCCAGGTCCAACTCCTGCATGTGCTTGGGCAGGTCTTCATAGGCAAAGTATGCTAATGCCAGGACTGCAAAGCCATGGGCAGCCAGCAGGCTGGCTCGGAATTCAATTAGACCCCCTATGCCCCCAAACAAATCCACGATTCCTGGGAAAGGGCCTTCCCCTGAGAACAgcaaagagaggagagaatgagattagaaagagggagaagagggTCAAGCAGAGAGCACAGGCAGAGCAAAATGAATTCCAccttcacacacaaacacacaagggCAAGTTCGTTTTAATAGATCGTGGGACATAGTAGTCCTCCAATACTTTGATGCCCTTTGATTTGGTCTTTATTTCCATCAACACTGTTTTCTCCACCACCAAGACCAGTCTCACCTGGAGGGAGGAAAAGGGCTCCCCGCACGCGGCCTTCTCGGATGGGCACCCGCTGCGTCCCGGGGCTGCTGAACCAGCGCTGCACCACCTGGCTGGCCCGGGGCTGAGCCGTGGCTGAATCGTGGGAGCAAACTGAGTCGTATAAGTCCAGAGTGACCAAAAAGGGGCTGTTCACATCCCTCTTAAGCAGCCTCCCAAAAGGCCTGTCAGGCTTCATCGACCAGAAGAGGCCCATGGGATGGACCCCCACATAGTCGCCTCCAACTGCAGGAGCCTCCTTCAGGTCCAGCTCACCAGCCTCGTCAGCCCTGTAGAAGGCTTTGGACCGGTACGGGTGTCCCTTCTCGTCCTTCAGAGATGCCGCGAGGGTCACCAGCTGCAACGGAGGCAGGCCTGTGGCTCGGATGTGCACGGGCTCATCAGAAAGCGCACTGGCTGGGGTGGCTGTCAGCTGGGACATTGGAGACTGCCCTGCAGTGGAAGAGGAGGCTTTGCATTGGAGAAAATTCCAAGGGAAAGGTCCAGACCAGGCTTGTGTGAGGTCCAGCCAAGTTAGACTTCTGGAGACGGCACAAGGTCTGCTGAACATTTCGAGGAGGGTGAGGAAACTGCAGAGAGTGCCCATTATTCTCATTTAAATAGGAGGAAGCAGGTTAAGTGACACGTCAAAGTCTCACAAATAATTAATAGTAGAACTGGAAATTCAAGCTGGGTCCGGCACCACTGTCTCCTGTCTTATCCATTATATAACAGTGTGTTAAATCTTAGTTGTGTGGTTTTAAGAAATTTGAGCTTTAATTCCTCAGTGGAGGTAATATCCGTGGGACCAATTTCACAGGGTGTTTACTGGAACCCAAAGGTGCATGAGGAAGGGCTTAGAGGACGACCAGTGCTGATTTTCTTACTCCTGACTACCTGGGCTACAGGCACATAAACACAAACTATACTGTGGTgtgtttactttctgtctctaagcTCTCCCTGCCCTTGTAAATCTGACCTCCTGCTCTATCACAGTTCCTATTATTGGTTCTTTTTAAGGGAAAACAAAACTTTATGATCTTGTCTCTATGTTTGTAGTAAAGAAACTATAATGTATATTTGATCAGCCATTTCTTACTCTGCTCAATTATGAGGAAAATTTGGGGTGTTCCTTTCTAATCTTCCTAccttccatttcttctttcctctttctttctttctttctttctttctttctttctttctttctttctttctttctctctctctttcttccttcctttctttctttctttctttctttctttctttctttctttctttctttctttctttctttctttctttcttcctgtctccctttctctccttccttcctcttttcaaaTCCTCATTTCTCAAAGGATTTGAACCTGTgtacaaagaaacaaatacagagtaaaataaaaataaaatagggaccTGGGAAAATATGAACTAGAATCAGAGGCATTGATAGAAGAAAACCTGGAGCATGAAAAGTAGAGTATtttgtgggctgtgagtttgGCACTGAAGTCGtgaaaaccaaaggaaaaaaggcAACCCAACCTGGTCAGCGTTGTTCTAATCATTCTGGTAGAAACAGTTAGCACTTCctcaggggaaagaaaagagtGAGGTCTTCCCAAAATAtggctctgaaaaaaaaattattctatgaGACTCTGAAACAGGTCTGCAGTGTGGGGGTTTTCCCAATAATATCTTCTCACACATTGTAGCAGTACGTGTCCCCTCAAAAAGATTGATTCTCCAAGGGATCCTTAATTTTTTATGGGGGAATATGAATTCAAGACTTTCAAGGCTAGATTTGTGAGTAGAAAAGCCTTGAGGAAATAAACTGACAGAGACCGAAAAGGGGCTCTTGATGTCCAGTCCTTCACTGTGGAAAGAGAGTCATTGGAGGAAGGCGATGGTCAAGAGGAAAGTGCCTTTCTGcactttttttaaagtgatttcttCAAAGCCCTCATTCCCTCCCAGCCTGGTCTCCTGTCAATAACCAGCATACCGGTCATGTTGTGTAAACCTAAAGTCTTGGACCATTTGAGTTAATTGAATAATTGTAAATGTTTTTCCTCAATACCCGGAAGGTTCTTAACAGAAGACAGTGGCATCACTTCAGACTTCATGGGTCTTTCATTCATGTTAGTGAGATGGgacaatcattttaaaaatcccatgtCCCATGTAGCATTTTGATGCTCTGTGGGTATTTTCTGATCTGATCCTTCCTGCAAGCCTCTATATCTACTGTTTCCTTTGTCTCCCCCAAAAGAGATCATAAAGAAGGGACCAGTGATTTCCCCTATTTTACAAATCCATTCCCAGGtcttcttgttcttttctttctcaaaactTCTATACAAAGTATTGACTCTAACAGATTCTATTTTCAAGTTGAATTAATTTGAATTGTTTCCGTACCCGCTCTCCAGCAGGCATCCTGCCTCTGTTCTGATCCTCCCAAGTGGACTACATGCTAAAACTTTAAGGATCCTATTGATACTCATGTATCATACTATGTACATGCTTGGGAGCTATGAGATTCATAATGTGCACGAAAATTATAACACCAGAAATGTAATAAAAGTACTCTACTTAAATAGTGCTTTAGTAATAATATAAGATGTTGAGATTTCTTCCCCAAGACCTGATTCCTCTTTATCTGAGAATTGCTCCACAAAAGCCCAGAAAATAACTCTCAGTACCTATGTTTATACCACATGACCTCAACCCTGGGGTCATTGTGATTGGATCAGGTCCAGATCCGTGATTCAAGACTTGCCAGGGGTGTTCTCCTCCCACCAATTTAGAATTGAAACTCAGAGATCACTGGTCACTCTATCAGGGTCAGGACAAAGGTGAGGCAAAAGGGCACCTAGGTAGCAAAATGTATTGGCATTGCCAAGCCCCTCAAATTCTGAAAGTTTGGATCCCAGGAGCCTCTTGCCTCATCCTAGTCCTGGTCCTGGACTCTTTGTATGTGGCTAACTTCCCAACATTCAGAAGCTATACCCAGATAATCACAGAAAGCCTGTCTTAGGGTGGAGTGTGGGAGctgaggagagagggacagagacagaaatGAGATTGTTTTTACCTTGAGAAACCCCTGTTCCAGGACAGCACAGCACTTTGCACCTCACTCCCCCAGCCCTTCAGGGCAGAGCTGTAGGCTCTAGGACCATTTTGCTGCAGGCCAGAGCAGCTTCTCACCACAGGCTATGTCCCAGCTATGTGGAAGTCATAGGTCTCCTTTTGTTTCAGAACTGCCCTTTGGGGTGTGAGACAAAGACCCCAAAAGCGGAGAGCTGGCACATTTAGCTACACTAGTAAAAAATAGGTTATCTGAATCTAAACAGGACTTATTATTTCTTTATCAGCTACATCTCTCCATTTTAGCCACATGCAGCTAATCAAATTTcagttcattaaaaataaaatttaaaagtttgcagccgggaagggcagagttcccctggaaaggtaaaaaccagggatctgggcaggaaaatTTGCCatatctctgagcccagagggtcagagggaaacctgGCAGCAGCACACagccgtgtcccttgggacaggcacagcttCTGACGGGGAAAAGGAAATCCGCAGGACTGTTGGCAtagggatttgagatctgggttccataATTACGGAGGACTGAGCCCAAAGGGAGCAGCCTGAAGCCCTGACCAGACCACGCGGTGccggtggtcacttatattggggttatcggaGTCGTGAGTAATTCATGCCTTGTTCCTTTTGGGTCATACcttgttaaggtgaattttatcctgtctggctaaagtgctagagagcaagccacataaccagacacctggagaggaaattTCATTAACGAACGGGTCAATtacaccctagaccagtggtgggcaaacttgttgactcgagggccacaatgggttcttaactggaccggagggacggaagaaaagcatggatggagtgtttgtgtgaactaatataaattcaaagtaaacatcattacataaaagggtacggtctttttttttttttttttagttttattcatttcaaacgggccaccctagacccagctacagaggcaggaagaaggcggcagcAAGgaagcaaaagaggagtgtgtggttgtgtgtggggtgtgtgtgtgtgaatgaggcaCAGTTAGACCCCGCAGGATGTTCGGGGTCAGGATAAACAGGCTCGCCTagctaggcagcctctgctaccattgcaaacaggacCAGGAGGCCAGCTCTTCCTCAGAGGCCTTGCCTTTTGAAAGGGAGATCTGATGTAACTGAGAgaccagcctcacctccacccagggtgccctcaggtaACACCTGGGACTTTACAACCACCCCTGCCAAGGACCTGCTACCTCGGCTGTGGTCCCACGGTCACCGAGTCTCCAGCCACCCCGGGCGCAAgatcctgtgagttctgaagcacaCTCCCCTCTGACCAGCCCAACGCTTTAgtccagggcactgcaaccacgtgagcagcagacacatgagcAGCATGCTCCTGTCCAAGAACCATTAGCCCcgcgagcagcctgccccaggcctaagagcagcagcctcatgtggcc contains:
- the LOC132212211 gene encoding acyl-coenzyme A amino acid N-acyltransferase 2-like translates to MSQLTATPASALSDEPVHIRATGLPPLQLVTLAASLKDEKGHPYRSKAFYRADEAGELDLKEAPAVGGDYVGVHPMGLFWSMKPDRPFGRLLKRDVNSPFLVTLDLYDSVCSHDSATAQPRASQVVQRWFSSPGTQRVPIREGRVRGALFLPPGEGPFPGIVDLFGGIGGLIEFRASLLAAHGFAVLALAYFAYEDLPKHMQELDLEYFEEAANLLLAHPKIRGPGIGVLSVSKGAEIGLAMACFLKQVVATVCINGPTALYDFPFRYRGLVMSPIPSFLERMQVHVSGAVSLLHYRGDPREKLNQRSVFPIENAQGQILFIIGEDDQSVNSKEYAKQALEQLKSHGRSNGRMLLYPGAGHLLEPPYAPLCYASRIYSVSAPLNNPISLSYNYSFSQPLLWGGDPAAHAAAQEHAWGEIQKFFRQHLTQTRSEL